The genomic interval TCCGGGCACGGCGGGCACGGGCGGTGCTGCTCCAGCGGCCGGCGGTGGATCTTCACGGGCGGGGGGCACACGGGGGGCACCGGGCTCACCTCCACCCGCCGCCGGGGCTTGCAGCTCTgcggggctgggcagcaggagggccGGGGTGGGCACAGCTCGCAGGggtggcagctctggctggagcCCTCGGTGTCGTGGCTGAGGCTGCCGGGGTTGGGGCAGATTTCGGGGGGGTTGGGGCAGATTTCGGGGGTGTCGTGGCAGTGCCCGGCGGAGCTGGGCCGTGTCCAGCCCTTGTGCTGGCACAGGTCGTGGTCGGTGCCGCCTCTCTGCTGGAGCATCCTGGGGCAGAGATCACAGAAGCGGGGAGTTATTGAGGATGGAAAAGAATTCCAGGGTCATCCAGTCCAGCCTGAGATGGATCTAcatcacccagcccagagcactgagtgccacctccaggaattcctcgatgggcactccaaacctccctgggcaggcccTGCCAAGCCCTGACCCCTTTCCAGGAGGAAATTCCTCCGGAGTCCAACCCGagcctgtcctggcacagcttctctcctcctgtccctgtcccctgggagcagagcccgaccccccggctgtcccctcctgccagggacttgtgcagagcccgaaattccccctgagcctccttctcTCCAAGC from Haemorhous mexicanus isolate bHaeMex1 chromosome 31, bHaeMex1.pri, whole genome shotgun sequence carries:
- the LOC132340140 gene encoding uncharacterized protein LOC132340140 is translated as MLQQRGGTDHDLCQHKGWTRPSSAGHCHDTPEICPNPPEICPNPGSLSHDTEGSSQSCHPCELCPPRPSCCPAPQSCKPRRRVEVSPVPPVCPPPVKIHRRPLEQHRPCPPCPEPDSGKPRRRVEQRPEQDEEPPVVLQPLQHRCPCIQRCPRPVPCCPRPVPCCPRPVPCCPRPAQRCCPPIVPLPPHPGHQQQKQVTLVPLCVKN